Proteins encoded together in one Caballeronia sp. NK8 window:
- the nthB gene encoding nitrile hydratase subunit beta encodes MNAAHDMGGMQAFGPVEIDACDAPGASPFHADWERRVLAVTLAMGATGQWNIDTSRAARESLPPAQYLGSSYYEIWFEGLKKLLMAKGLASADEIASGHSQAAAKPDVRVLKAADVSAALLRGSPVERPATSPARFAVGDEVRTKLMNPPTHTRLPRYCRGKAGRIVAVRGTHVFPDENALGHGEHPHWLYTVRFDATELWGPDTTASSVCVDCWEPYLDAA; translated from the coding sequence ATGAACGCGGCGCACGACATGGGCGGAATGCAGGCGTTCGGTCCCGTCGAGATCGACGCGTGCGACGCGCCGGGCGCATCGCCTTTTCATGCGGACTGGGAGCGGCGCGTGCTGGCCGTCACGCTCGCGATGGGCGCAACGGGTCAATGGAATATCGACACCTCGCGCGCGGCGCGCGAGAGCCTGCCGCCCGCGCAATATCTCGGCAGCAGCTATTACGAAATCTGGTTCGAGGGCTTGAAGAAGCTCCTGATGGCGAAAGGACTCGCAAGCGCCGATGAAATCGCGAGCGGCCATTCGCAAGCCGCCGCGAAGCCTGACGTGCGCGTGCTGAAGGCTGCGGACGTGAGCGCGGCGCTGTTGCGCGGCTCGCCGGTCGAGCGTCCGGCGACATCGCCCGCGCGTTTTGCCGTCGGCGATGAAGTTCGCACGAAGCTGATGAATCCACCGACGCACACGCGTCTGCCGCGCTATTGCCGGGGCAAGGCGGGGCGTATCGTCGCGGTGCGGGGCACGCATGTGTTTCCCGATGAAAACGCGCTCGGCCACGGCGAGCATCCGCACTGGCTCTACACAGTGCGTTTCGATGCGACTGAACTCTGGGGACCGGACACGACGGCGTCGTCGGTGTGTGTCGATTGCTGGGAGCCGTATCTCGATGCAGCGTGA
- a CDS encoding nitrile hydratase accessory protein, which produces MTPNDPKPKLHELRAALPELPFDDDGPVFREPWEAQAFAMTLALYERGVFTWKEWAHALSVAIRDAQASGDPDHGDTYYTHWLSALERLTTEKGCVSIETLAQRRVEWDEAARATPHGQPIELGRTHGLPAATLDAYRTAIYRIEAQPVIDMRIGVANSAVASLLAEHEVESAVFVTAFNPFGHVLAPEENAARQRKLIERVGQLGLRALRGEGLDPMNIWLAEASLFVPGATHASADALMKEFGQNAVVYVDRAGLPQLLLHPEHR; this is translated from the coding sequence ATGACCCCGAACGACCCGAAGCCGAAGCTGCACGAACTGCGCGCCGCCTTGCCCGAACTGCCTTTCGACGATGACGGCCCGGTATTCCGCGAGCCGTGGGAAGCGCAGGCTTTCGCGATGACGCTCGCGCTGTACGAGCGCGGCGTGTTCACGTGGAAGGAGTGGGCGCACGCGCTGAGCGTGGCGATCAGGGACGCGCAGGCATCCGGCGATCCCGATCACGGCGACACTTACTACACGCACTGGCTGAGCGCGCTGGAACGGCTCACGACGGAGAAGGGCTGCGTGAGCATCGAGACGCTCGCGCAGAGGCGAGTCGAATGGGACGAGGCCGCGCGCGCCACGCCGCACGGCCAGCCGATCGAACTCGGACGCACGCACGGACTGCCCGCCGCGACGCTCGATGCGTATCGCACCGCGATCTACCGGATCGAAGCGCAGCCGGTCATCGACATGAGGATCGGCGTGGCGAATAGCGCGGTGGCGTCGCTGCTTGCGGAACACGAGGTCGAGAGCGCTGTGTTCGTCACGGCGTTCAATCCGTTCGGTCATGTGCTCGCGCCCGAAGAAAACGCGGCGCGGCAGCGCAAGCTGATCGAGCGCGTCGGACAGTTGGGGCTGCGCGCGCTGCGCGGCGAGGGCCTCGATCCGATGAACATCTGGCTGGCCGAAGCGAGTCTCTTCGTGCCAGGCGCAACGCACGCGAGCGCCGATGCGCTGATGAAGGAATTCGGGCAGAACGCCGTCGTGTACGTCGATCGCGCGGGCTTGCCGCAATTGCTGCTGCATCCGGAACATCGTTGA
- a CDS encoding tautomerase family protein produces the protein MPLVRIDLQKGKDSAYRATIGDVVYEAMRATLDVPENDRFQIVAEHGATDFIIDRTYLGINRTDDCVVIQVTLNEGRDLAKKSAFYKAIADGLHERLKLRREDVFISLVEVKKENWSFGNGEAQYAPK, from the coding sequence ATGCCGCTCGTTCGAATCGATCTGCAGAAAGGCAAGGACAGCGCGTATCGCGCCACCATCGGCGACGTGGTCTACGAGGCGATGCGCGCGACGCTCGACGTGCCCGAGAACGACCGCTTTCAGATCGTCGCTGAACATGGCGCGACGGATTTCATCATCGACCGCACGTATCTCGGCATCAACCGCACCGACGATTGCGTCGTGATCCAGGTCACGCTCAACGAAGGCCGCGATCTCGCCAAGAAAAGCGCGTTCTACAAGGCCATCGCCGATGGTCTGCACGAGCGCCTAAAGCTGCGCCGCGAGGACGTGTTCATCAGCCTCGTCGAAGTGAAGAAGGAGAACTGGTCCTTCGGCAACGGCGAGGCCCAGTACGCGCCCAAATGA
- a CDS encoding 4'-phosphopantetheinyl transferase superfamily protein, giving the protein MTETTIPFDLRPIPLPADAPGDVRVWRIDFDFAMPLDHAAYAVMNASERARAARFLRHADAARFASVRCALRHVLAIETGQDAASLVLDADERGRPFLAHPDTPDFNVSHSGDHGLIAVSRARRVGVDIEEARATFHWRELAPAVLADIDREEIEAMADDVARIGAFFDCWTAKEAVLKAHGHGIGGGAITMSGFSVLPRDGIRYAITREAGAFDVIAVDAPSGYAAALAWSY; this is encoded by the coding sequence ATGACCGAAACGACGATTCCCTTCGACCTCCGGCCCATCCCGCTTCCCGCCGATGCGCCCGGCGACGTGCGCGTGTGGCGGATCGATTTCGATTTCGCCATGCCGCTCGACCACGCGGCGTACGCCGTGATGAACGCTAGCGAGCGCGCGCGCGCCGCGCGCTTTCTGCGTCACGCGGACGCCGCCCGTTTCGCCTCCGTGCGCTGCGCGCTGCGCCATGTGCTGGCCATCGAGACGGGTCAAGATGCCGCGAGCCTCGTGCTGGACGCCGACGAAAGAGGCAGGCCGTTCCTTGCCCATCCGGACACGCCGGACTTCAACGTGTCCCATTCGGGCGATCATGGCCTGATCGCGGTGTCGCGGGCGAGGCGCGTGGGCGTCGATATCGAGGAGGCACGCGCGACGTTCCATTGGCGCGAACTGGCGCCCGCCGTGCTCGCGGACATCGACCGCGAGGAAATCGAAGCAATGGCCGACGACGTCGCCAGAATCGGCGCATTCTTCGACTGCTGGACGGCCAAGGAAGCGGTGCTGAAGGCGCACGGCCACGGCATCGGCGGCGGTGCGATCACGATGAGCGGTTTTTCGGTTCTGCCGCGCGATGGCATTCGCTATGCGATCACGCGCGAAGCAGGCGCATTTGACGTTATCGCAGTCGACGCGCCTTCGGGATACGCCGCCGCGCTCGCGTGGTCATATTGA
- a CDS encoding M48 family metallopeptidase has product MQQLKYLSAYPNTLQDKVRRLIAQQQLGAYLDARYPNKHAVQSDRALYDYCSDLKQEFLRVAPAIDKVFYDSKLDVLRHALGLHTAISRVQGAKLKAKKEIRIASLFKDTAPEFLRMIVVHELAHLKESDHNKAFYRLCELMQPGYHQTEFDLRLYLTHRDLIRTRAA; this is encoded by the coding sequence ATGCAACAACTGAAATACCTGAGCGCCTACCCGAACACGCTTCAGGACAAGGTGCGCCGACTGATCGCCCAGCAACAACTGGGCGCTTACCTCGACGCACGCTATCCGAACAAGCACGCCGTCCAGTCCGACCGCGCGCTCTACGACTATTGCTCAGACCTGAAACAGGAATTCCTGCGCGTCGCGCCCGCGATCGACAAGGTCTTCTACGACAGCAAACTCGACGTGCTGCGTCACGCGCTCGGCCTGCACACCGCGATCTCGCGCGTGCAGGGCGCGAAGCTCAAGGCGAAGAAGGAGATCCGCATCGCGTCGCTGTTCAAGGACACAGCGCCGGAGTTCCTCCGGATGATCGTCGTGCACGAGCTCGCGCATCTGAAGGAAAGCGATCACAACAAGGCGTTCTATCGGCTATGTGAGTTGATGCAACCGGGCTACCACCAGACCGAGTTCGATCTGCGGCTCTATCTCACGCATCGCGATCTCATCCGCACCAGGGCGGCGTGA
- a CDS encoding metal-dependent hydrolase produces MASSKAHHATGWAAGIIAAAVVMHPVTTAGADMVSGALALLAGVAGATAPDWLEVAWWTRARRLWITHRTLTHWGIGWAALLALSYHFLGRHPAAPVAFGFACGGIMHLLADWPNPLGVPWIAGRHSLRLWTSGHCDLIIVMAAWAAALFVIDDVWFHHAYGRMLLNALHF; encoded by the coding sequence ATGGCATCGAGCAAGGCGCATCACGCGACCGGATGGGCGGCGGGCATCATCGCGGCGGCGGTCGTGATGCATCCGGTCACGACAGCGGGCGCGGACATGGTGTCGGGCGCGCTTGCTTTGCTGGCGGGCGTCGCCGGCGCCACCGCGCCCGACTGGCTCGAAGTCGCCTGGTGGACGCGGGCGCGCAGGCTGTGGATCACGCATCGCACGCTCACGCACTGGGGCATCGGCTGGGCGGCGCTGCTCGCGCTTTCGTATCATTTTCTCGGGCGGCATCCGGCGGCGCCGGTCGCGTTCGGCTTCGCGTGCGGCGGCATCATGCATCTGCTTGCCGACTGGCCGAATCCGCTCGGCGTGCCGTGGATCGCCGGGCGTCACTCGCTCAGACTGTGGACGAGCGGCCACTGCGATCTGATCATCGTGATGGCTGCGTGGGCCGCGGCGCTGTTCGTCATCGACGATGTCTGGTTTCATCATGCGTATGGGCGCATGCTGCTGAACGCGCTGCATTTCTGA
- a CDS encoding LEA type 2 family protein → MQTNHTRSRFILLLAVLFAMLALDGCAGFFNRDAMRVSVAGIEPLEGQGLEMRFAVKLRVQNPNDAPIDFDGVALDLDLNGRAFASGVSDQRGTVPRFGETIVSVPVTVSAFSVARQAFGFANGDTVSKVSYAVRGKLAGGAFGGARFSDSGYVDLPGMGASGY, encoded by the coding sequence ATGCAAACCAATCACACGCGCAGTCGCTTCATCCTTTTGCTCGCCGTGCTGTTCGCGATGCTCGCGCTCGACGGCTGCGCAGGCTTCTTCAATCGCGATGCGATGCGCGTGTCGGTCGCGGGCATCGAGCCGCTCGAAGGGCAGGGGCTCGAAATGCGCTTTGCCGTGAAACTGCGCGTGCAGAACCCGAACGACGCGCCGATCGACTTCGACGGCGTCGCGCTCGATCTCGACCTCAACGGCCGTGCGTTCGCGAGCGGCGTGAGCGATCAGCGCGGCACGGTGCCGCGTTTCGGCGAGACGATCGTGTCGGTGCCGGTGACGGTGTCGGCGTTCTCCGTCGCGCGCCAGGCGTTCGGCTTCGCGAACGGCGACACCGTCAGCAAGGTGTCGTATGCGGTGCGTGGCAAGCTCGCGGGCGGCGCGTTCGGCGGCGCGCGCTTCTCCGACTCGGGCTATGTCGATCTGCCGGGCATGGGCGCATCCGGCTACTGA
- a CDS encoding cupin domain-containing protein, producing the protein MQNSTQESAQQTVVTVRPQQEIATVQRLPYFIGLSAATAGTRGLAMHLVVVPPGGHGEPHVHVGYETGIYILEGRIETRYGPGLAQSVINEPGDFVFIPPGVPHQPVNLSATEPARAVIARNDANEADRVVPYDPKEASASQ; encoded by the coding sequence ATGCAGAACAGCACGCAAGAGTCAGCGCAGCAAACGGTCGTCACGGTGCGGCCGCAGCAGGAAATCGCGACGGTTCAGCGCCTGCCTTATTTCATCGGGTTGTCGGCGGCGACAGCGGGCACGCGCGGCCTCGCGATGCATCTCGTCGTCGTCCCGCCGGGCGGGCATGGCGAGCCGCATGTGCATGTGGGCTACGAGACGGGCATCTACATACTGGAAGGACGCATCGAGACGCGCTATGGGCCGGGACTGGCGCAATCGGTCATCAACGAGCCGGGCGACTTCGTGTTCATTCCGCCCGGCGTGCCGCATCAGCCGGTCAATCTGAGCGCAACCGAGCCCGCCCGCGCCGTGATCGCCCGCAACGACGCGAACGAAGCGGATCGCGTCGTGCCGTACGATCCGAAGGAAGCCTCGGCGTCTCAGTAG
- a CDS encoding NAD-glutamate dehydrogenase — MLVKNEARVEHLINDLLEFAKARLPEASFKVIEPLLRYYYEQVDVEDIASRDVVDLYGAAMAHWQTAQKFVRGREVLRVYNPNLEQHGWHSDHTVVEIVNDDMPFLVDSVTMELNRLGLALHSAIHPVFRVWRAGKGAHAGEIERIGQGHAEAGDTHSELESFIHFEVDRCSDGERLEEVRDSIARVLGDVRAAVEDWPKVTESARVAIGELKARDTTPDGIESRAFLEWMVADHFTFLGCRDYELVEHEGGFALRGVPGSGLGILRETLRATSAGDVTPLPPGAAAIIEGAAPIFLTKANSRATVHRPGYLDYVGVKRTSPDGKVTGERRFLGLYTSTAYLVPTSEIPIVRRKCANIVRRAGFLEKGHLAKSLISVLEQYPRDELFQADEDVLFDIALGVLRLQEHQRTRLFVRRDRFDRFVSCLVFVPRDKFNTDLRRRISKVLMEAFNGKSIEFTPLLSESPLARIHIVVRAERGAMPEVDTRELEARIVQVARRWQDDLADALIDSHGEEAGNRLLQRYADSFPAGYREDYPARTAVRDIELIEATHTRPGGLSMSLYRPIEAGKRAFRFKVYRAGDPIALSHSLPMLEHLGVRVDEERPYLIEPTGAPNAWVHDFGLELQDDVEFDIDRVKPLFENAFASVWSGEIENDDYNRLVLRAEFGARDVTIMRAYAKYLRQVGSTFSDAYIERALIGNPLIARKLLQLFMVRFDPARGGAMEERDKAAERVLADIEAALDKVPNLDEDRILRQFLGVITATVRTNHFHRDANGQPRPYISFKLDPSKVPGLPEPKPMFEIWVYAPRVEGVHLRGGRVARGGLRWSDRREDFRTEVLGLMKAQMVKNTVIVPVGSKGGFVVKNPPPVTDREAFLNEGVACYQMFLRGLLDVTDNRTPDGIVPPPDVVRHDPDDPYLVVAADKGTATFSDYANAIAHEYGFWLDDAFASGGSVGYDHKKMGITARGAWESVKRHFREMNFDTQTTDFTVVGVGDMSGDVFGNGMLLSRHIRLLAAFDHRHIFLDPTPDAARSFEERARLFALPRSSWADYDTALISTGGGVYPRTAKSIPISPQVQTALGISASVLAPNELMRAILLAEADLLYNGGVGTYVKSSAETHLQVGDRTNDAVRVNGAELRAKVVAEGGNLGFTQLGRIEFAQHGGRMNTDAIDNSAGVDCSDHEVNIKILLGLVVADGEMTEKQRNALLAEMTDEVGLLVLKDNYAQTQALSIAKRHEAETLDAEARMMRFLERAGRLKRRIEFLPSDDEITERAAAKSGLTSPERAVLLAYGKMWLYDELLESDVPEDALVADMLPDYFPKPLQQRYSATMQHHPLKREILATHLTNALVNRVGCTFVHRLMEETDARPSDIVRAALMARDVFDLDDLWRSIDGLDNIVADEVQARMFVDVVRLLDETSLWFLRHLNHNGAGANEAKGVLARCREAAQRLAPQLPALLPATQLDAWYARRRDLEDAGVESSLAARVASGEIATAVLDSAEVAACSERNLELVASVYFGIGTLLDYRGIAERAMALPIATHWDLLARAAAMEELARLKRALTVSALEQSRGIDTPDVIVESWRVKREAALERYTRLLAELRASGGASLSMLLVVVREMAVLERA; from the coding sequence ATGCTGGTCAAGAACGAAGCGCGGGTCGAACACCTCATCAACGATCTTCTGGAGTTTGCGAAAGCACGATTGCCGGAAGCCAGCTTCAAGGTCATCGAGCCGCTTCTTCGCTATTACTACGAGCAGGTCGACGTCGAGGACATCGCGAGCCGCGATGTCGTCGATCTCTACGGCGCCGCGATGGCGCACTGGCAGACAGCGCAGAAGTTCGTGCGCGGGCGCGAAGTCCTGCGCGTGTACAACCCGAATCTGGAGCAGCACGGCTGGCATTCGGACCACACGGTGGTCGAGATCGTCAACGACGACATGCCGTTTCTCGTCGATTCGGTGACGATGGAACTCAACCGGCTCGGCCTCGCGCTGCATTCGGCGATTCACCCGGTGTTTCGCGTGTGGCGTGCCGGCAAGGGCGCGCATGCGGGGGAGATCGAGCGCATCGGGCAGGGCCACGCCGAAGCGGGCGACACGCATTCCGAGCTCGAATCGTTCATCCATTTCGAAGTTGACCGCTGCAGCGACGGCGAGCGTCTGGAAGAGGTGCGCGACAGCATCGCGCGCGTGCTGGGCGACGTGCGCGCGGCGGTCGAAGACTGGCCGAAGGTCACCGAGTCGGCGCGCGTCGCGATCGGCGAACTGAAGGCGCGCGACACCACGCCCGATGGCATCGAGTCCCGCGCGTTCCTCGAATGGATGGTCGCGGATCATTTCACCTTCCTCGGCTGCCGCGATTACGAACTGGTCGAGCACGAAGGCGGGTTTGCGTTGCGCGGCGTGCCGGGCTCGGGCCTGGGCATTTTGCGCGAGACCTTGCGCGCGACATCGGCAGGCGACGTGACGCCGCTGCCGCCGGGCGCGGCCGCGATCATCGAAGGCGCGGCGCCCATCTTTCTGACCAAGGCCAATTCGCGCGCGACGGTACATCGGCCGGGCTATCTCGACTATGTCGGCGTGAAGCGCACGTCGCCCGATGGCAAGGTGACCGGCGAGCGGCGCTTTCTCGGCCTCTATACGTCCACGGCGTATCTCGTGCCGACTTCCGAAATCCCGATCGTGCGGCGCAAGTGCGCGAACATCGTGCGGCGCGCGGGCTTTCTCGAGAAAGGGCATCTGGCGAAGTCGCTCATTTCCGTGCTGGAGCAGTATCCGCGCGACGAGCTTTTCCAGGCCGATGAAGACGTGCTCTTCGATATCGCGCTCGGCGTGCTGCGCCTGCAGGAACATCAGCGCACGCGCCTGTTCGTGCGGCGCGACCGTTTCGACCGCTTCGTGTCGTGCCTCGTCTTCGTGCCGCGCGACAAGTTCAACACGGACTTGCGCCGCCGCATCAGCAAGGTATTGATGGAAGCGTTCAACGGCAAGAGCATCGAATTCACGCCGCTGCTCTCGGAGTCGCCGCTCGCGCGCATTCATATCGTCGTGCGGGCCGAACGAGGCGCGATGCCCGAAGTCGATACGCGCGAACTCGAAGCGCGCATCGTGCAGGTCGCGCGCCGCTGGCAGGACGATCTCGCCGATGCGCTCATCGACAGTCACGGCGAGGAAGCCGGCAACCGGCTGCTGCAACGTTATGCCGATTCGTTCCCGGCGGGTTATCGCGAAGATTATCCGGCGCGCACGGCGGTGCGCGACATCGAACTGATCGAGGCGACGCACACGCGCCCCGGCGGTCTCTCGATGAGCCTGTATCGGCCGATCGAAGCGGGCAAGCGCGCGTTCCGCTTCAAGGTGTATCGCGCGGGCGATCCGATCGCGCTGTCGCACAGCCTGCCCATGCTCGAACATCTCGGTGTGCGCGTCGATGAAGAGCGTCCGTATCTGATCGAGCCGACCGGCGCGCCCAATGCATGGGTCCACGATTTCGGGCTCGAATTGCAGGACGACGTCGAGTTCGATATCGACCGCGTGAAGCCGCTTTTCGAAAACGCGTTCGCAAGCGTGTGGTCGGGCGAGATCGAGAACGACGACTACAACCGCCTCGTGCTGCGCGCGGAATTCGGCGCCCGCGACGTGACGATCATGCGCGCATATGCGAAGTATCTGCGGCAGGTCGGCTCGACCTTCAGCGATGCGTATATCGAGCGCGCGCTGATCGGCAATCCGCTGATCGCGAGGAAGCTGCTGCAACTCTTCATGGTGCGTTTCGATCCGGCGCGCGGCGGCGCGATGGAAGAACGCGACAAGGCCGCGGAACGCGTACTCGCCGATATCGAAGCGGCGCTGGACAAAGTGCCGAACCTCGACGAAGACCGCATCCTGCGTCAGTTCCTCGGCGTCATCACCGCGACGGTGCGCACGAACCATTTTCATCGCGATGCGAACGGCCAGCCGCGTCCGTATATATCGTTCAAGCTCGATCCGTCGAAGGTGCCGGGCCTGCCCGAGCCCAAGCCGATGTTCGAGATCTGGGTCTATGCGCCGCGCGTGGAAGGCGTGCACTTGCGCGGCGGACGCGTCGCGCGTGGCGGGCTGCGCTGGTCGGACAGGCGCGAGGATTTCCGCACCGAAGTGCTCGGCCTCATGAAGGCGCAGATGGTGAAGAACACGGTGATCGTGCCGGTGGGATCGAAGGGCGGCTTCGTCGTGAAGAATCCGCCGCCGGTGACGGACCGCGAGGCGTTTCTCAACGAAGGCGTCGCGTGCTATCAGATGTTCCTGCGCGGTCTGCTCGATGTGACCGACAACCGCACGCCCGACGGCATCGTGCCGCCGCCCGACGTCGTGCGCCACGATCCCGACGACCCGTATCTCGTCGTCGCGGCGGACAAGGGCACGGCCACGTTCTCCGATTACGCGAACGCGATCGCGCATGAATACGGCTTCTGGCTCGACGATGCATTCGCATCCGGCGGCTCGGTCGGCTATGACCACAAGAAGATGGGCATCACCGCGCGCGGTGCGTGGGAATCGGTGAAGCGTCATTTCCGCGAAATGAACTTCGATACGCAGACGACCGACTTCACCGTGGTCGGCGTCGGCGACATGTCCGGCGACGTGTTCGGCAACGGCATGCTGCTGTCGCGGCACATCAGATTGCTCGCGGCGTTCGATCATCGACACATATTTCTCGATCCGACGCCCGATGCCGCCAGGAGCTTCGAGGAGCGCGCGCGTCTCTTCGCGCTGCCGCGCTCCAGTTGGGCCGATTACGATACCGCGCTGATCTCCACGGGCGGCGGCGTCTATCCGCGCACGGCGAAGTCGATTCCGATCTCGCCGCAAGTGCAGACCGCGCTCGGCATCAGCGCATCGGTGCTCGCGCCGAACGAACTCATGCGCGCGATCCTGCTCGCCGAAGCGGATCTGCTCTACAACGGCGGCGTGGGCACGTATGTGAAGTCGAGCGCGGAGACGCATCTGCAGGTGGGCGATCGCACGAACGACGCCGTGCGCGTGAACGGCGCGGAGCTGCGCGCGAAGGTGGTCGCGGAAGGCGGCAATCTCGGCTTCACGCAACTGGGGCGCATCGAGTTCGCACAGCACGGCGGGCGCATGAACACGGATGCGATCGATAACTCCGCGGGCGTCGATTGCTCGGATCACGAGGTCAACATCAAGATCCTGCTCGGCCTCGTCGTCGCCGATGGCGAGATGACCGAGAAGCAACGCAACGCGCTGCTCGCGGAGATGACCGATGAAGTCGGCCTGCTCGTGCTGAAGGACAACTACGCGCAGACGCAGGCTTTGTCGATCGCGAAGCGCCATGAAGCCGAGACGCTCGATGCCGAAGCGCGCATGATGCGCTTTCTGGAGCGCGCGGGACGTCTGAAGCGCCGCATCGAATTCCTGCCGTCCGACGACGAGATCACCGAGCGCGCGGCGGCGAAGTCGGGGCTCACGTCGCCGGAGCGCGCGGTGCTGCTCGCGTACGGCAAGATGTGGCTCTACGACGAACTGCTCGAATCCGATGTGCCCGAAGACGCGCTCGTCGCCGACATGTTGCCCGATTACTTCCCGAAGCCTTTGCAGCAACGCTATAGCGCGACGATGCAGCACCATCCGCTGAAGCGCGAAATCCTCGCGACGCACCTGACCAATGCGCTCGTGAATCGCGTGGGCTGCACGTTCGTGCATCGGCTGATGGAAGAGACCGATGCGCGCCCGAGCGATATCGTGCGCGCGGCGCTGATGGCACGCGATGTCTTCGATCTCGACGATCTGTGGCGCAGCATCGACGGCCTCGACAATATCGTCGCGGATGAAGTGCAGGCGCGCATGTTCGTCGATGTCGTGCGTTTGCTTGACGAGACGTCGCTGTGGTTCCTGCGCCATCTGAACCACAACGGCGCAGGCGCAAACGAGGCGAAGGGCGTGCTCGCGCGTTGCCGCGAGGCCGCGCAAAGGCTCGCGCCGCAATTGCCCGCGCTGTTGCCTGCGACGCAGCTCGACGCCTGGTATGCGCGCCGGCGCGATCTGGAGGACGCGGGTGTCGAAAGCAGTCTCGCGGCGCGCGTCGCGAGCGGCGAGATCGCGACGGCGGTGCTCGACAGCGCGGAAGTGGCCGCGTGCTCGGAGCGCAATCTGGAGCTCGTCGCGAGCGTGTACTTCGGCATCGGCACGCTGCTCGACTATCGCGGCATTGCCGAACGGGCGATGGCGCTGCCGATCGCCACGCACTGGGACCTGCTCGCGCGCGCGGCGGCGATGGAAGAGCTCGCGCGGCTCAAGCGCGCGCTCACGGTGAGCGCGCTGGAGCAATCGCGCGGCATCGATACGCCGGATGTGATCGTCGAAAGCTGGCGCGTGAAGCGTGAGGCGGCGCTCGAACGGTATACGCGGCTGCTGGCGGAGCTGCGCGCGAGCGGAGGCGCGAGTTTGTCGATGCTGCTGGTGGTGGTAAGGGAAATGGCGGTGCTGGAGCGGGCTTGA